Proteins encoded within one genomic window of Paramisgurnus dabryanus chromosome 13, PD_genome_1.1, whole genome shotgun sequence:
- the gnl1 gene encoding guanine nucleotide-binding protein-like 1, producing MPRKKPYSNKQKKKQLQVKREKKRGEPGSSHSSRNASVERGPGRDRQSDTSDSETTDIKRINQQPGTGDGRYDSNRFRLHFEKETKEEVERRKKIAMQKIIKPVEEKELEVDINQIFPEDKGLNFPRRPSWHYDMQREQLLRKEEKSFKEYLEALYSMNPPGTLSHFEHNLETWRQLWRVMEMSDIILLIVDIRHPVLQFPPALYHYIIGELKKHIILVLNKVDLCPAPLVLAWKHYLTKMFPQLHCVCFTSHPGQTFSTVLQKRKMRKKAGWSLAGGPIHIMRACQEITAGKVDLSSWEKKIQRDAVAMGTEWDQAEDGLESVLVEHHSDIALEMNSPTQELYKDGVLTVGCIGFPNVGKSSVLNSLVGRKVVSVSRTPGHTKYFQTYYLTPTVKLCDCPGLVLPSRVDKQLQILSGIYPVSQLQEPYTAVGYLCERTNFLSVLKLTHLDPNIGTREDPKTQDWTAWDVCEAWAKRRGYMTAKAARHDAYRAANSLLRLAIEGRICLCLRPPGYTQSKDEWESHPDLAEIVALQGRRDDEEKCGEREDEDVESSSDLEEENDRDADDDEDGDGDDEDDTVKGDRKGLTLNMFSVLGENECD from the exons GAGAACCGGGTTCAAGTCACAGCAGCAGAAATGCCAGTGTGGAGAGAGGACCTGGCAGAGACAGGCAGTCAGATACATCAGACAGCGAGACGACAGACATCAAGAGGATCAACCAGCAGCCTGGCACCGGAGACGGGAGATATGACTCCAATAG ATTCCGTCTGCACTTTGAGAAGGAGACCAAGGAAGAAGTGGAAAGGAGGAAGAAAATAGCAATGCAGAAAATCATAAAGCCGGTGGAAGAGAAGGAACTAGAGGTCGATATAAACCAGATCTTCCCAGAGGATAAAG GCCTCAATTTCCCACGACGGCCCTCCTGGCATTATGATATGCAGAGGGAGCAGCTTCTGCGCAAAGAGGAGAAGTCATTTAAGGAGTATCTGGAAGCTCTTTACTCCATGAATCCCCCTGGTACCCTCAGCCACTTTGAGCACAATCTGGAG ACATGGAGGCAGCTGTGGCGAGTAATGGAGATGTCTGATATCATTCTGCTCATAGTAGACATCAGACACCCA GTGCTGCAGTTTCCTCCAGCTCTGTATCACTACATCATTGGTGAGTTAAAGAAGCACATCATCCTGGTGCTCAATAAAGTGGACTTGTGCCCCGCCCCTCTAGTGCTGGCATGGAAACACTACCTGACCAAAATGTTCCCCCAACTGCACTGTGTCTGCTTTACCTCACACCCGGGACAAACCTTTAGCACAG TTCTACAGAAGAGGAAGATGAGGAAGAAGGCTGGATGGAGTCTGGCAGGAGGACCAATTCACATCATGAGGGCATGTCAGGAGATCACAGCAGGAAAAG tggaTTTGAGTAGCTGGGAGAAGAAGATCCAGAGGGatgctgttgccatgggaactgAGTGGGATCAGGCTGAGGATGGACTGGAATCTGTATTGGTGGAGCATCATAGTGACATTGCATTGGAAATGAACAGCCCTACACAAGAACTTTACAAGGATGGGGTATTAACAGTAGGGTGCATAG GTTTCCCTAATGTAGGTAAATCTTCAGTCCTCAATAGTCTGGTTGGCAGAAAGGTCGTGAGCGTATCTCGGACCCCCGGCCACACTAAATACTTCCAAACTTACTACCTCACTCCTACTGTTAAACTATGTGACTGTCCCGGGCTTGTTTTGCCCTCCCGAGTAGACAAGCAACTTCAG ATTCTGAGTGGTATATATCCAGTGTCCCAACTGCAGGAGCCCTACACCGCAGTAGGATACCTGTGTGAACGGACCAACTTTCTCTCGGTACTAAAGCTGACACATCTTGACCCAAACATAGGAACACGGGAGGACCCCAAGACACAGGACTGGACTGCATGGGACGTGTGTGAAG CGTGGGCTAAACGGAGAGGATATATGACTGCTAAGGCGGCCCGTCACGATGCCTATCGAGCAGCCAACAGTCTCCTGCGGTTAGCCATTGAAGGAAGAATCTGTCTATGTCTTCGGCCACCAGGGTATACTCAAAGCAAAG ATGAATGGGAATCACACCCAGACCTGGCCGAGATCGTCGCCCTACAAGGAAGAAGGGATGACGAGGAGAAGTGTGGTGAGAGGGAAGACGAGGACGTTGAGTCCAGCTCGGATCTGGAGGAGGAGAACGATCGAGATGCGGATGATGATGAGGACGGTGATGGAGATGATGAAGATGATACTGTAAAAGGCGACAGGAAGGGCCTCACTCTCAATATGTTCAGTGTGTTGGGTGAGAATGAATGTGATTGA